The DNA sequence GTGTTGAAACAAAAAGAGGTTAAAAGTAGTGAGCCGATACGTACATGGTGTAGGAGTTGTACAATTGTGCCGGATTTTGTATCCCATACTTTTATGATTCATAACGGTAAAGGATTTCAAAAGCTTTTTGTTACAGATGATATGGTAGGACACAAATTAGGGGAATTTGCTCTTACAAGAATTTTTAGAGCACATGGGGGTGTTAAAAAGAAAGAGACACCGCATGGCTAGTGCACGGTAAAAGTTTTTTTAATATTGCTTTGAGAGGTTTGTTTCATCATGGAATATAAATCTAGTTATAAATATGCGAGGATATCTCCAAGAAAAGCTCGATATGTGATAGATCTTGTCCGGGGCAAATCTGTTAATGATGCATTGAGAATTTTGAGGTTGACTCATAAGCGTGCATCTTACATGGTTGATAAGGTAATAAGGGCTGCAGTTGCCGCTGCAAATGAAAATATAGATGTAGACGTTGAATCATTATATGTAAAACAAGCCTTAGTGGATGCTGGGCCAACGAGAAAATGGCAACGCCCGAGACCTCGCGGTATGTCGGCGAGAATTTTAAAAAGGACAAGCCATATTTCCGTTACGTTATCTGAAAAGACAAAAAATGTTGATAATCAAAATAGGTGAGGAGATAAAATGGGTCAGAAGGTTTGTCCAATTGGCTTGAGATTAGGTATTACACAAGAGTGGAAATCTTTATGGTATGCCGATAAAAAATCGTTTGGTGCTTTGCTTGTCGAAGATCAAAAAATACGGAAGGCAATAAAGAAAAATTATAGTTTTGCCGGTATTCCAATTATAGATATTGAAAGAACTCGTCAAGATGCAAAAATAACGTTACATACGGCCCGTCCTGGATTAATTATTGGGAGGAAAGGTGCTGAGGTTGATAAGCTCAAAGACGAGATACAAAAACTTATAAACCGAGATGTTGTTATTAAAATAAAAGAAATTAATAAGCCTGAGTTGTATGCACAGCTTGTTGCTGAAAATATAGCTGAGCAGCTAGTGAAACGTGCAGCTTTTAGAAGAACTATGAAAAAAGCAATGGAAGCTTCTTTTGATGCAGGTGCGAAAGGTGTGAAACTCCAAGTATCTGGTAGATTGGGTGGTGCTGAGATTGCGAGGACTGAAAAGATGACATCTGGAAGTATACCTTTACATACGTTGAGGGCTGATGTTGATTATGGTTTTGCTGAAGCCAAGACAACATATGGTGTGATTGGAGTTAAGGTATGGATTTATAAAGGATTAATTAGTTCCGAGAAGGAGAAGAAATATGCGCCTGATGCCAAAGAGGGTGAAGTACAGGAAGTCGCAAAGGCAGAAAATTAAAGGAAATGCCACGAGATGTAACACTGTTGCTTTTGGTGAATTTGGTTTGCAGTCTTTAGAGCCAGGGTGGATTAGTGCTCAACAGCTTGAGGCTGGAAGGGTAGCTGCTTCACATTCGCTTCCTAGAGAAGGAAAGTTAACCATAAGGGTTTTTCCTCATAAATCTGTTACTTCCAAACCTATAGAGACCCGTATGGGTAAAGGTAAAGGAGAACCAGAATTATGGGTAGCCGTTGTTAAACCAGGGACTATTCTATACGAGCTTAGTGGTATAAATGAAGAAATAGCGAGGCAAACCTTTAATAGAATGGCTCATAAAATGCCAGTTAAAGTAAGGCTCGTGCAAAGGAGAAAAATAGTTTGAAGGCTAGTGAAATTAGAAGTAAATCAAGACAGGAAATTTTGGAAGAAATTGATGCTAGCAGGCGTGAATTGTTGAATATTAAATTTCAATGGCAGGCAGGTGAGACGAGGAATCCGGCTCAAAAAATGAGTGTTAGGAAAAACATTGCAAGGTTGTTAACTATACTAAGAGAAATGGATTCACATGCACACAGGCATCTCGATGAAAAGGAGTAGGTTTAATATGGAGCGCGATGATAAAAGAGGTAAGAGAAGAAAAATAATAGGAACAGTAGTTGGGGATAAGATGCAGAAGACTATAGTAGTTGAAGTAGTGAATCTTCTAAAACACAAAAAATATGGTAAGTATATAAAAAGAGCCTCGTTCTATAAGACTCATGACGAAAATAATCAGGCAAAGATAGGTGATAAGGTAGAGATTATCGAAACAAGACCGTTGAGTAAAACAAAAACTACAAAATTAGTCAGGATTATAGCAAAATAAGATTACTATATTAGAGATTACAGGGGAGTTTCCTATAATGATAATGGAACAGACAAAATTAGAGATTGCAGATAACAGTGGAGCTAAGAAAGCTAAATGCATAAAAGTGTTAGGGGGAACAAGTAGAAAATACGCAACGGTTGGTGATATTATAGTTGCTGCTGTTAAAAAGGCAATACCTGATGGAGTTGTGAAAAAAGGGGATGTTGTAAAGGGAGTTGTTGTGCGTACAAGAAAAAATATACGGAGAGATGATGGTTCGTATTTGAAATTTGATAAGAATGCGATTGTTATTATAGATAATGATGGAAATCCGAGAGGAACACGTATATTCGGTGCTGTTGCTAGAGAATTAAGACAAAAGAATTTTATGAAAATTATATCACTAGCCGCTGAGGTAGTGTAAATAGTCTCATAGATAAATAAATTAAGAACACACATACCTACGGAGAATTTTATGCATGTTTGTAAGAATGATTTAGTTGCTGTTATGTCTGGTAATGAAGCCGGTAAAACTGGACGAATAATAAAAGTTTTACGGGATAAAAAACGGGTTGTAATAAAAGGGGTAAACTTGGTCTACAAACATACAAAGCCTAGCCAAAAGAACCCTCAAGGCGGTAGAATACAAAAAGAAGCTTCTATTGCTGTATCGAATGTATTACCTGTTTGTCAAAATAAAAGCTGCGGAAAAAATGGAAAAGGTGTACGGGCAAAGAAGAAGATCTCGGAGAATAGGAATAAGCTTCGTGTTTGTGCTTATTGCGGTTCTGAAATATTATCGGCTGAATGATTTTTGGGATTTGAAAAATGGTGAGATTATTACAAAAATATCAAGAAGAAGTAGTACCACAATTAATTAATAAGTTTCAATATAAAAATAGATTTTCAGTGCCTAAGATACAGAAGATTGTTATTAATATGGGTCTGGGTAAAGCAGTCGATAATAAGAAAATTATTGAAGAAGCTGTAAAACACTTATCATTAATTACTGGTCAAAAACCACTTATTACAAAAGCGAAGAAGGCAATATCAGGTTTTAAACTTCGTGAGGATCAACCTATTGGATGCAAGGTAACTCTCCGTAGAAAGATGATGTTTGAGTTTTTGGACCGTCTAATTAGTATTGTGTTACCAAGAATAAAAGATTTTAGAGGTCTCCCTTCAAAATCATTCGATGGTAGAGGAAATTATACACTAGGTCTTACAGAGTTAAATGTGTTTCCTGAGATTAACATTGATACAATTGAATTTGTGCAAGGAATGGATGTTACTTTAGTTATTACCGGTAATTCCAATGAACAATCTTACGAATTATTAAAATTATTAGGTATGCCTTTAAGGTCAGAATAAGGAGTATGAATGGCAAGGAAATGTTTGATTGAAAAATCGAGAAAAGAGCCTAAATATAAGACTAGAAGATATAATAGATGTAATTTATGCGGGCGAAGGAGAGCTTATTATCGTAAATTTCAAATCTGTAGAATTTGTTTTAGAAACTTGGCCTCCAAGGGCGAAATTCCTGGGGTAAAGAAGGCAAGTTGGTAAAAAATTAATTAATAATTCAGGTCGTGTTAAAGTAAGGAATAAAAGAATGTCTATGACGGATCCGATTTCTGATATGCTTACTCGTATTAGAAATGCAAATAAGAATCGATATGAGACGGTTGATATACCATTTTCTAAGATAAAATTAGAAATATTAAAAGTATTAAAAAATGAAGGTTTCATCAAAGAGTTCAAAGAGGTTCCAATTAGTAGTAATAAAAATATGATTAGGGTGTATCTTAAGTATGGTCCACTAAAGCAACAACTTATCAATAAGCTTGAAAGAGTGAGTAAATCGAGTAGGCGAGCTTATATAAAAGTAAGCAATATTGGTAGGATATTTGATGGGATCGGAACGGCTGTATATTCTACATCAAAAGGAGTTCTTAGTGATAAAGATTGTAAAAAATTAAAAGTTGGTGGTGAACTTCTTTGTGTTGTATACTAAGTAGTTTTTGTTAATAGAGGGTTTTATATGTCACGTATAGGAAAACAACCAGTAAAAATTCCAAAAGAGGTAAAAATATCAGTCAACGATAATACCCTTAATATTGAAGGACCAAAAGGGAAGCTAAGTCAAACTTTTCATGATGATATTACGATAACATATAATCAGGAAGCTAAGCAAATACTTGTAAATAGACCATCAGATGAAAAACGTTATAAAGCATTGCATGGTTTGACACGTGCACTTATTGCAAATATGGTTACAGGTGTTACTGTCGGTTATTCTAAAAATCTTGAGATCGTAGGGCTTGGATATACTGCTAAGGTGCAGGGTAAAGATCTTGTATTATCGCTTGGTTATACGCATCCTATCCAATTAGAAATACCAAAAGGATTAAAGGTAGATATTAAGAACCCGACAAATCCTGCTAAAATGACGATTTCAGGTTCTGATAAGCAATTAGTAGGGCAGTTTTCCGCTGTAATCAGAGGGATGAAACCACCCGAGCCATATAAAGGGATGGGTATTAAATATGAGGATGAAATTATTAGAAGAAAGGCTGGAAAAGCATTAACATCAGGCGCAGCCT is a window from the Candidatus Jettenia sp. genome containing:
- the rpsS gene encoding 30S ribosomal protein S19, giving the protein MSRSVKKGPYVDSKLLKKVLKQKEVKSSEPIRTWCRSCTIVPDFVSHTFMIHNGKGFQKLFVTDDMVGHKLGEFALTRIFRAHGGVKKKETPHG
- the rplV gene encoding 50S ribosomal protein L22 yields the protein MEYKSSYKYARISPRKARYVIDLVRGKSVNDALRILRLTHKRASYMVDKVIRAAVAAANENIDVDVESLYVKQALVDAGPTRKWQRPRPRGMSARILKRTSHISVTLSEKTKNVDNQNR
- the rpsC gene encoding 30S ribosomal protein S3 → MGQKVCPIGLRLGITQEWKSLWYADKKSFGALLVEDQKIRKAIKKNYSFAGIPIIDIERTRQDAKITLHTARPGLIIGRKGAEVDKLKDEIQKLINRDVVIKIKEINKPELYAQLVAENIAEQLVKRAAFRRTMKKAMEASFDAGAKGVKLQVSGRLGGAEIARTEKMTSGSIPLHTLRADVDYGFAEAKTTYGVIGVKVWIYKGLISSEKEKKYAPDAKEGEVQEVAKAEN
- the rplP gene encoding 50S ribosomal protein L16, whose product is MRLMPKRVKYRKSQRQKIKGNATRCNTVAFGEFGLQSLEPGWISAQQLEAGRVAASHSLPREGKLTIRVFPHKSVTSKPIETRMGKGKGEPELWVAVVKPGTILYELSGINEEIARQTFNRMAHKMPVKVRLVQRRKIV
- the rpmC gene encoding 50S ribosomal protein L29, with amino-acid sequence MKASEIRSKSRQEILEEIDASRRELLNIKFQWQAGETRNPAQKMSVRKNIARLLTILREMDSHAHRHLDEKE
- the rpsQ gene encoding 30S ribosomal protein S17, with the protein product MERDDKRGKRRKIIGTVVGDKMQKTIVVEVVNLLKHKKYGKYIKRASFYKTHDENNQAKIGDKVEIIETRPLSKTKTTKLVRIIAK
- the rplN gene encoding 50S ribosomal protein L14, translating into MIMEQTKLEIADNSGAKKAKCIKVLGGTSRKYATVGDIIVAAVKKAIPDGVVKKGDVVKGVVVRTRKNIRRDDGSYLKFDKNAIVIIDNDGNPRGTRIFGAVARELRQKNFMKIISLAAEVV
- the rplX gene encoding 50S ribosomal protein L24 — its product is MHVCKNDLVAVMSGNEAGKTGRIIKVLRDKKRVVIKGVNLVYKHTKPSQKNPQGGRIQKEASIAVSNVLPVCQNKSCGKNGKGVRAKKKISENRNKLRVCAYCGSEILSAE
- the rplE gene encoding 50S ribosomal protein L5; protein product: MVRLLQKYQEEVVPQLINKFQYKNRFSVPKIQKIVINMGLGKAVDNKKIIEEAVKHLSLITGQKPLITKAKKAISGFKLREDQPIGCKVTLRRKMMFEFLDRLISIVLPRIKDFRGLPSKSFDGRGNYTLGLTELNVFPEINIDTIEFVQGMDVTLVITGNSNEQSYELLKLLGMPLRSE
- a CDS encoding type Z 30S ribosomal protein S14, with amino-acid sequence MARKCLIEKSRKEPKYKTRRYNRCNLCGRRRAYYRKFQICRICFRNLASKGEIPGVKKASW
- the rpsH gene encoding 30S ribosomal protein S8, with product MSMTDPISDMLTRIRNANKNRYETVDIPFSKIKLEILKVLKNEGFIKEFKEVPISSNKNMIRVYLKYGPLKQQLINKLERVSKSSRRAYIKVSNIGRIFDGIGTAVYSTSKGVLSDKDCKKLKVGGELLCVVY
- the rplF gene encoding 50S ribosomal protein L6, translating into MSRIGKQPVKIPKEVKISVNDNTLNIEGPKGKLSQTFHDDITITYNQEAKQILVNRPSDEKRYKALHGLTRALIANMVTGVTVGYSKNLEIVGLGYTAKVQGKDLVLSLGYTHPIQLEIPKGLKVDIKNPTNPAKMTISGSDKQLVGQFSAVIRGMKPPEPYKGMGIKYEDEIIRRKAGKALTSGAA